The Haloarcula laminariae genome includes a window with the following:
- a CDS encoding ArdC-like ssDNA-binding domain-containing protein, with the protein MATTSNSSVSFEETDTRDDEMNSTIEQWIDDLVADVDEAKASQQFQEWLDVQSRFHDYSHRNTLLIKLQCPEATRVAGYNTWRSEFDRHVQEGEQAIWIWAPIITKQCPECENSPSYHEQSDCDYDETSPEEWSKGLVGFKPTAVFDVSQTEGEPLPELETEATGNADDLVPALLDAAATLDIDVRVVDAAEWEHGDAKGVCKHRNLHECQPVVEAKARSNQADLAVTLIHEYAHALLHFDVDDEPERAKREIEAEAVAYIVGRYFDLDTSGSAFYLAAWQDDDAESIQERLGRISSTAQEIIGTVAEG; encoded by the coding sequence ATGGCTACGACCAGTAATTCGTCGGTTTCCTTCGAGGAGACCGACACGCGAGACGACGAGATGAACAGCACCATCGAACAGTGGATCGACGACCTTGTCGCAGACGTCGACGAGGCAAAAGCCAGCCAACAGTTCCAAGAGTGGCTCGATGTCCAGTCCCGATTCCACGACTACTCCCATCGCAACACCCTCTTGATCAAGCTCCAGTGTCCCGAGGCAACCCGCGTGGCGGGCTACAATACGTGGCGGTCGGAGTTCGACCGGCACGTCCAAGAGGGCGAACAGGCGATCTGGATCTGGGCACCCATTATTACGAAGCAGTGCCCGGAGTGCGAGAATTCGCCGAGCTACCACGAGCAAAGCGACTGTGACTACGACGAGACATCGCCCGAGGAGTGGTCCAAAGGACTGGTTGGATTCAAACCAACGGCAGTCTTCGATGTGTCTCAAACCGAGGGCGAACCGCTCCCCGAGTTGGAAACCGAGGCCACTGGTAACGCCGACGACCTGGTGCCAGCGCTCCTTGATGCGGCAGCTACGCTCGATATCGACGTCCGTGTCGTCGACGCTGCTGAGTGGGAGCATGGCGACGCAAAAGGCGTCTGCAAACACCGGAACCTCCACGAATGCCAACCCGTCGTCGAAGCGAAAGCCCGCTCGAATCAGGCCGATCTCGCCGTGACGCTGATTCACGAGTACGCCCACGCACTGCTCCATTTCGATGTCGACGACGAACCCGAGCGTGCAAAACGCGAGATCGAAGCCGAAGCCGTTGCGTACATCGTCGGGCGGTATTTCGACCTAGATACGAGCGGATCAGCGTTCTATCTCGCCGCGTGGCAGGACGACGATGCGGAGAGCATTCAGGAGCGTCTCGGCCGGATCAGTTCGACCGCGCAGGAGATCATCGGGACGGTCGCCGAGGGCTGA
- a CDS encoding DUF6610 family protein — MSSDLRSSATTASEIAAARQTDFVAFLHRAPFAGDALALGFLPGFREDCGYQQTLYQNLNIPVGMLDNDFRNPDLDRYISRFFEYEPTVGVIGDVYEGDDVDEYVAAAREIQASYPDAELVIVPKCREVIDTIPNDLVLGYSRGYADRLAYEFSEPTDWRGRRVHILGGSPPKQWDVIQQLTRPTLTDDPPADIVGLDWNGLHRGAQFGEFWTADGWDDSGRNADHVTVRKTVRHSLARIREFWQAHGIWPETTPEDAGLHFEYEGPSPADLEKGACTECGANVWRTRRGPFVAEYDTGAVCGYCSYECYFTHRHRKDLEEIAGEQSVYIPPA, encoded by the coding sequence ATGTCCTCCGATCTGAGATCCAGCGCCACCACGGCGAGTGAAATCGCTGCCGCCAGACAAACTGACTTCGTGGCGTTTCTCCACCGAGCTCCCTTCGCCGGCGATGCTCTCGCCCTCGGATTTCTCCCTGGATTTCGAGAAGATTGTGGGTACCAGCAGACCCTGTATCAGAACCTGAACATCCCCGTCGGGATGTTGGATAACGATTTTCGGAATCCCGATCTAGATCGATACATCTCCCGATTTTTCGAATACGAACCCACGGTTGGCGTGATCGGAGATGTGTACGAGGGAGACGACGTCGACGAGTACGTGGCTGCTGCCCGCGAGATTCAGGCGAGTTATCCCGACGCAGAACTCGTCATCGTCCCAAAGTGCCGCGAGGTGATCGACACGATCCCGAACGACCTCGTGCTCGGCTACTCGCGAGGGTATGCCGACCGATTGGCGTATGAGTTCTCCGAGCCGACCGACTGGCGTGGCCGCCGTGTGCATATCCTCGGTGGCAGCCCACCGAAACAGTGGGACGTTATCCAGCAGCTGACCCGACCGACACTAACCGACGACCCACCGGCCGACATCGTCGGCCTCGATTGGAACGGACTCCATCGTGGCGCACAGTTCGGTGAGTTCTGGACGGCTGACGGCTGGGACGACAGCGGTCGCAACGCCGACCACGTCACCGTCCGGAAGACGGTGCGCCATAGTCTCGCTCGCATCCGCGAGTTCTGGCAGGCACATGGGATCTGGCCCGAGACGACACCAGAGGACGCTGGGTTACACTTCGAGTACGAGGGACCGAGTCCTGCCGATCTCGAAAAGGGAGCTTGCACCGAATGCGGAGCGAACGTCTGGCGAACACGTCGCGGCCCCTTCGTCGCTGAATACGATACCGGTGCAGTCTGTGGGTACTGCAGTTACGAGTGCTACTTCACCCATCGCCATCGGAAGGACCTCGAGGAGATCGCTGGCGAACAGAGTGTCTACATCCCTCCAGCGTGA